Within the Stenotrophomonas sp. 610A2 genome, the region AATCGGTGGGATTGAACTCCTCGAAGCCGGCCTGCAGCGTCGCCGGTACCGCCACGGTGCCGCCGCGGATCCAGCCACCCTTCTTGACGAAGTAATTGGCAATGGACGAGAACACGTCGTCATAGCTGTTGAACAGGTCACGGCGGCCATCGCCATTGCCGTCCACGGCGAAGTCCAGGTAGCTGGACGGCATGAACTGGCCCATGCCCATCGCACCGGCGTAACTGCCCTTGAGCGAGGTGATGTCGAGCTTTTCCAGTGCGCTCAGTTCGAACAGCTTGGCCAGCTCATCACGGAAGAACAGTTCGCGGCGCACTTCGCGCTCGAGCTTGGCCGGGTCGCCGCTGCGCGGGTACTTGAAGGCCAGTGTGTACAGCGCATCCAGCACGCGGTGGTTGCCGGCATTGCGGCCGTAGCTGGTCTCAACACCAATGATGGAAACGATCACCTCGGCCGGCACGCCGGTGCGTTCCTGCACCCGCATCAGCTCATCGCGATGCTGCGCCAGGAAGGCGCGGCCACCATCGATGCGGGCCTGGGTGATGAACATCGGCCGGTATTCGTTCCACGGCTTGACCCGCTCAGCCGGACGCGACATCGCGGCAATGATCGGCTCGCGGATCTGCGCCTGGGCCAGGGTGGCTTCGATATAGGCCGGATCAATGCGGTATTTGGCCGCCGTATCACGCACGAAATTGGCGCGGGCGATTTCGAACGGCACTGGCGTCAGGTCGACCGGCGGCAACGCAGCCTTGGCCTCGGGTACGGCTTCGGCGGGGCCGGTGCTCGGCTTGACCGGAGTTTCCGCCGGGGCCGGCAGGGGTGTAGGAGTCTTCGGCTGGGTTGCGCAGGCAACCATGCCAAGGGTGAGGCAGCAAACCAGGGCGCGTCTAATCATCGGGCGAGATTAGCAGGTCAAAGATGAATTTCCCGCAATAACACCATGAAACACAACAAGATTGAAGTAGAAAATACGCTTCGGCAGACGCCGCTATTGACCATGTTGGCCAAGCGCTTTCGATGAATGGGCGACGCAATGCAGCTGCGCGTGGAACGGCGCGAGCGCTGCGCAACGAGATCGGGCCCTGCAGCCAGCAGGAAAATGGAGCGCCGGTCATCTCCCCATCCCGCTGAGATGACCGACACTCGCGTCAGCGTCCGGAGGACCCGGGACGACGGCTCCCCCCGTCTTCCCGCCAGATGCCAACCTGCCAATCGCCCCATACGGCGAGCTGGCAATCACAGCGCTGACTGCGCGCCGGTGACGGGGCGTAGTGTGAAGGCTTGGTTAAGCCAGGTGTTTGATCTGGATCAAAGCTCGCAACATTGGCGCGGATCAATACGCGATCCGCGCAACAGCATTGCGTCAGCCGCCATGCACCGGCCGGTGCGCGCGCACCGCCATCACCAGGCCGAAGCCCGCCAGCAAGGACACCGCCGAGGTGCCGCCGTAACTGATCAGCGGCATCGGCACACCCACTACCGGCAGCAGGCCGGAGATCATGCCGCCGTTGACCAGGATGTAGACGAAGAACGCCAGGCCGGTGGCACCGGCCAGCAACCGCGAATAGGTATCGCGCGAATCCACCGCTATCCACAGGCAGCGCCCGATCACGAATAGGTATAGCGCCAGCACCAGGGCCACGCCGACCCAGCCGTATTCTTCGCTGAGCACCGAGAACGCGAAGTCGGTGGTCTGCTCGGGAATGAAGTTCAGGTGCGACTGCGAGCCCAGCCCCCAGCCCTTGCCGGTGAAGCCGCCGGAGCCAATGGCGATCTTGGACTGGATGATGTTCCAGCCCGCACCCAGCGCATCGCTCTCCGGGTCCAGGAACATCATGATGCGGTCCTTCTGGTAGGGCCGCAGCAGCCAGAACCAGGCAACCGGTGCGGCCGCGGCAACGCCACCCACGCCCACGCCCACCCACCACCAGGGCAAGCCGGCCAGCAGCAGCACGAAGGCACCGCTGGCGGCGATCAGCACGCCGGTACCGAAGTCCGGCTGCAGCATCACCAGCCCGGTCGGCACACCGATGATCACCGCTGCCACCAGCACCACCGGAATGCGCGGCGGCAAGGGCATTCGATTGAGATACCAGGCCACCATCATCGGCAGGCTGACCTTCAACAGCTCGGCCGGTTGCAGGTAGAACAGGCCAAGATTCAACCATTGCCGTCCGTATTTGCCGGTGCCGAGCACGAACACCGCCAGCAGCGGCAGCATTGAGAACGCGTAGATCATCGGCGTCCATGCACGGATGCGCAGGATCGACACCCGCGCAATCGCCCACATCGCCACCAGGCCCACTGCAAAGCGAGCGCCCTGCGCCATCACCAGGCCGCTGCCACCCGCACTGTCCAGCACCGACAGGCCAATGCCCATCAAGGCAAGCAAGGCAAACAGCAGCGGCCAATCCAGGCCGCGACTGAGCCGCTGGCCCATCTCCAAGGCCCAGCGCAGGAAATCCCTCATCGACGTGCCTCCGTTGGCGTTGCTGCCGGCGCGGCGGGACGCGCGCTTGCCGGTGCAACCCCGGGCAGCGCCTCTGGCGCTGGCTGCGGCGGCACACCCGGCAGCGGCGCCGGAGCGCCCACCATGATCGGCAGATCGGCGAACTGCGGCGCCACCTGCTCACCGCGTGCACGCCAGCTGGCATCTTCGGTATCAAACGTGGTCACGCCTACCGCCACCGTGCCGCGCTCGGCATCCAGCGGTTGCAGGCCTTCGGGCATCACCCCGAGCAACCAGGCATCAAACACCTTGCGTGCGATCGGCGCGGCGGCCGAACCACCGTAACCGCCACCTTCCACCGCGATGGCAATTGCGATCACCGGCTCCTCGGCAGGCGCAAAACCCACGAACAGCGCGCGGTGACGCAGGTGCATCGGCAGGCTGCGCGGATTCAACGCGGCCGTGCCCTTGCGGCTGATGACCTGCGCGGTGCCGGTCTTGCCGGCCATGTGGTACTGCGCACCGGCGGCCACACGCCAGCCACTGCCGCCGGGCTGCATGGTACCCATCATGCCCTCGCGCACTGCCTGCACATTGGCCGGATTGGGACTGATCGGCCTGCTCGCCGGCTGTGGCGTTGGTGCCCAGTCGTGGTCGAAGCCGGCGCGCTGCTCCATCACCAGATGCGGCGTACGCAGCTGGCCGGTGGCCAGACCACCAACACCGCGCACGAGCTGCAGCGGCGTCACCTTCCACAGCCCCTGGCCGATGCTGGCATTGACCGTGTCACCCGGATACCAGCGCTCCTTGTTGGCTTTGAGCTTGGCCGCCGGTGACGGCAGGATGCCGCCGATCTCACCGGCCAGATCGATGCCGGTTGGCTGGCCGAAGCCATAGCGGTTGCCCATGTAGTCGTCATAGCGCTCGATGCCCATGTCGATACCGAGCTGGTAGTAATAGGTATTGACCGACTGCGAGATGGATTTGCGCAGGTCGGTCCAGCCATGGCCGCCACGGTTGGCGTCACCCCAGCCACGGCTGACGCCGGGCAGGTAGAACATGCCGCGCGACAGGATCTTGTCTTCGGGTCGGCGCAGGCCGCTGTCCAGGCCAGCCAGGCCAAGGAAGGGCTTTACTGTCGAACCCGGTGCCACACCGCCCAGCACCAATCGATTGAACTGCGGCCGCGAGGGGTTCTCGTTGAGCGCCTTGAAGTCGGCATGGGAAATGCCGTTGACGAACAGATTGGGGTCGAACGACGGCAGGCTGACCATGGCCAGGATCTCGCCAGTGCGCGGATCGATCGCCACCGCCGAGCCTTCCTGCTCACCGAACGCCGCCACCATCGCGCGTTGCAGGTCAGCGTCGATCGACAGGCGCAGATCGGTGCCCGACTGCGCCGGCACCCGCCCAACCGTGCGGATCGCACGGCCCTGCACATTGGTCTCGACCTGCTCGTAGCCGATCTTGCCGCGCAGCTGGGTTTCGTAGAAACGCTCCAGCCCCGACTTGCCGATGTGGGTCAGCGCCGCATTGCCCTCGCCCAGCTCTTCCAGGTCCTTGTCATCGACACGGCCGACGTAGCCGATGATGTGGCCGAACAGATCGCCGTAGGGGTAACGCCGGGTCAGATAGGGTTCGAGCTCCACACCCGGGTAACGCCAGCGGTCCACCGCGAAGCGTGCCATCTCGTCGTCGCTGACCCGCAGTTTCAGCGTCACCGGCATGAAGCCGCGACGCGCCTTGCGTGATTGCTTGAAGCGCTCGATATCTTCCTCGCTGAGCGCGAAGATCTTCTGCAACCCGGCAAGAGTGGCGTCCATGTCCTGGACCTTGTCGGCGGTGACATCCAGGCGGAAGGCCGGCACGTTCTCCGCCAGCAGGCGGCCGTTGCGGTCGTAGATCAGGCCGCGCCCAGGCACCACCGGCCGCGCCTTGATGCGGTTGGCCTCGGAACGGGTGGCGTAGATATCGTGGTCCAGCACCTGCAGCTTGAAGTACCAGCCGGCGAGGAAACCCAGGGTCAGCAAAACACCGAGGAAGCCAATCGCGGCACGACGCCGGAACTGCTCGGCCTCGGCGTGCGGATTCTTGTTCTGGCGGCGCGAAGCCATGCGTCAGCGCCCGCGCTTGCCCAGTCGTACCGCGTCCAGCAGCACATACAGCGGCAACCACAGGGCCATGCCCAGCAGCGGCGCCACCCAGTAGCTCCACGGCAGCAAGGGCTCACCCACCAGCAGGTGGATGGCGGCATCGATCACGCGGTCGTTGAACAGCAGGCCGCCCATCGCCAAGGCCTGCTGGGATAGCGGGAAGAAGCGGATGCGGGCACGGAAGCGCTGCAGGATGAAGGCCATCATCACCAGCCGCAGTGCCTGCTCACCGAGAATTCCGCCAAACATCACATCGGCCAGCAAGCCGATGCAGAAGGCAAAGCCCAGCCCGACCTTGTCCGGGGTTTCGATCACCCAATAGGCCAGCACCAGCGCCAGCCAATACGGGCGCGCCGGCTGCAGCAGTTCCGGCAACGGGATCAGGGTCAGCAACAGGGCCAGCACGAAACTGACCGGCATTACCCAGCCCTTGGTGCGCAGACGACTCATGGGCGCACCTGCGGCGGGGTCGGGTTATCAGTGGTGACAGGCGCTGCCGGGCTGGTGGATTCGCTGGTTGGCGCCGTCGGCGCAGCTACGGCGGGCACCTGCCCTTCGGCAGCTGCCGGCACACTGGCAGCGGGCTGCGTTGCAGCCGGAGCCGTCTGGCTGGCTGCAGCATCCGTGGCGGGAACCACCGCGGCACCCATGCGATTGGCCGGTGCCGCTGGCGGGCCACCCGCCGTCGCATCCAGCGCGGGATCAACTGCAGTGCTGTCAGGCAACTGCGGCAGCGGCGGCACCGAGCGCAGCAACAACACGTTGCGGCCGCGGTCCAGCTTGGCCGCCGGTTCCAGCTCGCCGACCAGGAAGGCGTGGGTATCGTCCGGGCGCAGCTTGAGGATCTTGCCGACCGGGAAGCCGGCCGGGAAACGCCCACCGAGGCCGGAAGTGACGATCTCATCGCCGACTTCCACGCCAGCGCTGAGCGGAATATCACGAAGCTCCAGGCGGTCGCCACGGCCGTAGACAATCAGCCGTACGCCATTGCGCGCCACCGCCACCGGCACCGCGTGGTCCGGGTCGGTCAGCAGCAGCACGGTCGAATGCGCGGGCGTCACCGCTATCACCTGGCCCATCAGGCCACCGGCGTCGATCACCGCCTGGCCGACATGCACGCCGGCACTGCTGCCCGAATCCAGTACCAGTCGTTGTTTGACCGGGTCCAGGTCGATATCGAGGATGGGGGCCAGCTGTACGTCCAGGCCATTGCGTTCGGCCACGTTGAGCAGCTCGCGCAGCTGCGCGTTGTCCAAGGCAGCCGTCTGCAGGCGGGTCAACCGCGCGTTGGCGACCAGCAATTGGTTGCGCAGCTCGCGGTTCTCGCTGACCAGCTGGGTGTGGCTGGCGGCATTGTCCTTTACCGAGGCCCCAACCCGGCCCGGCACACCGGCCAAGGCCCAGATCGGCTGCACCAGCACATTGGCCTGGGCGCGCAGACGCGACATCCAGCCGCCCTGGTCGTCGAGCACGATCAAGGTGATGGCCAAGGCCAGGTACGCCAGCAGACGCAGCGTGCTGGCGGCGTCTCCCTGACGGGAGGCTACGGGAGGACCGGCGTAAGGGGGCACGGCAGAAGACTGGGAAGGATGGATCGGGAATGAAGAACGGAAACGGCGTGGCTTGCGTCACGCCGAGTGGTCGGGGAAACGAGTGCTGGGCAGTGGATCAAGATGCAGGAAGCCCTGCCCCATTCCCGATTCCCCATTCTCCATTCCCTCCGACTTATTCCGGCGCGAAGAACTCGTTGCCGTGCATGTCCACCAGCTCCAGCGCACGACCGCCACCGCGGGCCACACAGGTCAACGGGTCATCGGCCACCTGCACGTGCAGGCCGGTTTCCTCGGAGATAAGGCGATCCAGGTCGCGCAGCAGGGCGCCACCACCGGTCAGCACGATGCCGCGCTCGGCGACGTCGGCGCACAGTTCCGGCGGGGTCTGCTCCAGGGCCAGCTTGACCGCCGAGACGATGCCCGACAGCGGCTCGTGCAGGGCTTCCAGCACCTCGTTGGAGCTGATCTTGATCATCTTCGGCACGCCCTCGGCGAGGTTGCGGCCGGAGATTTCCATCTCGATCACTTCTGCCTGCGGGTAGGCGCAGCCCAGCTCCACCTTGATGCGCTCGGCGGTGGCTTCACCGATCAGCATGCCGTGGTTGCGGCGCACGTAATTGGTGATGGATTCGTCGAAGCGGTCGCCGCCGATGCGCACCGAGGCCGAATATACAATGCCGTTCAGCGAGATGACCGCAACTTCGGTGGTACCACCGCCGATATCGATGACCATCGAACCGCGCGCCTCGGTGACCGGCATGCCGGCACCGATCGCAGCAGCCATCGGCTCTTCGATCAGGAACACATCACGCGCACCGGCCTCCTCGGCCGATTCCTTGATGGCGCGACGCTCGACCTGGGTGGAGCCGGCCGGCACGCAGACCAGCACGCGCGGACTCGGGCGCAGCACGCGCGACTTGTGCACCTTCTTGATGAAATGCTTGAGCATCGCCTCGGTATAGGTGAAGTCGGCGATGACGCCGTCCTTCATCGGGCGGATGGTGGTGATATGGCCCGGGGTACGGCCAAGCATCTGCTTGGCCTCTGCGCCGACGGCAGCCACCGAACGGGTGCCACCGATGGCACGGTCCTGGCGCACGGCCACGACCGATGGCTCGTTCAGCACGATTCCCTGGCCGCGCACATAGATAAGGGTGTTGGCCGTGCCCAGGTCAATGGACAGGTCATTGGAGAACATGCCGCGCAGCTTCTTGAACATCTGGGGAGTGATCCTGACGGGTGCCGTGCCCACGCCGGTTGGCGAAAAAATGGGCAGAAAATGAGGGCAGTTAGCCTATCAACCCACCCCCGCCCGAGCAAGGAAAATCCTAGTGAATTCTGGGCTTTCGACCACTCCGGGCAGCTGCGGTACATCCTTGCTTCTGGCCGTGGGCCGTCGCAGCCGGTAACCTTACCCACTTTGGCGCGCAGTCGCGCCGGGTTGCCTGCGCGTGCGCGGTGGCCTTTTCCCTTTTACGTATAGGCCTGTACGCAATGTCCGCTTTGATCTGTGGTTCCCTTGCCTTTGACACCATCATGGTGTTCCCGGACCAGTTCAAGAACCACATCCTGCCGGACAAGGTGCACATCCTGAATGTGTCGTTCCTGGTCCCGCGCATGCGCCGCGAGCTGGGCGGCTGCGCCGGCAACATCGCCTACAACCTGAAGCTGCTGGGCGGCAGCCCGATCCCGATGGGCACCGTGGGCCAGGACTTCGGCCCGTACCGCGAGCACTTCGAGCGCATGGGCATCGACCTGAGCCAGGTGCGGGTGCTGGAAGACATGTTCACCCCGCAGTGCTTCATCACCACCGACCACGACAACAACCAGATCACCGCCTTCCACCCGGGCGCGATGATGCGTTCGCATGAGAACCACGTGCGCGACGTGCCGGGCGTCACTTTCGGCATCGTGGCCCCGGACGGCCGCGAAGGCATGATCCAGAACGCGGCCGAGTTCGTGGAATGCGGCATTCCCTTCATCTTCGACCCGGGCCAGGCGCTGCCGCTGTTCAACGGCCCCGAGCTGCGCGAGTTCATCGAGCAGGCCGACTACGTGGTCGTCAACGACTACGAATCCAACCTGCTGCAGGAACGCACCGGCTGGAACGAGAAGGACATCGTCGCCCGGACCAAGGCCTACATCACCACCCAGGGCCCGCGTGGCGCCATCATCCACACCCCGGAAAAGAGC harbors:
- the mltB gene encoding lytic murein transglycosylase B, with amino-acid sequence MIRRALVCCLTLGMVACATQPKTPTPLPAPAETPVKPSTGPAEAVPEAKAALPPVDLTPVPFEIARANFVRDTAAKYRIDPAYIEATLAQAQIREPIIAAMSRPAERVKPWNEYRPMFITQARIDGGRAFLAQHRDELMRVQERTGVPAEVIVSIIGVETSYGRNAGNHRVLDALYTLAFKYPRSGDPAKLEREVRRELFFRDELAKLFELSALEKLDITSLKGSYAGAMGMGQFMPSSYLDFAVDGNGDGRRDLFNSYDDVFSSIANYFVKKGGWIRGGTVAVPATLQAGFEEFNPTDWTPTYTVTELAARGYQPITPVRAVNAKATPVTLEGSDGKQYWLGFQNYYAITRYNISKMYAMAVFQLSQAIAGKELPPA
- the rodA gene encoding rod shape-determining protein RodA, with the protein product MRDFLRWALEMGQRLSRGLDWPLLFALLALMGIGLSVLDSAGGSGLVMAQGARFAVGLVAMWAIARVSILRIRAWTPMIYAFSMLPLLAVFVLGTGKYGRQWLNLGLFYLQPAELLKVSLPMMVAWYLNRMPLPPRIPVVLVAAVIIGVPTGLVMLQPDFGTGVLIAASGAFVLLLAGLPWWWVGVGVGGVAAAAPVAWFWLLRPYQKDRIMMFLDPESDALGAGWNIIQSKIAIGSGGFTGKGWGLGSQSHLNFIPEQTTDFAFSVLSEEYGWVGVALVLALYLFVIGRCLWIAVDSRDTYSRLLAGATGLAFFVYILVNGGMISGLLPVVGVPMPLISYGGTSAVSLLAGFGLVMAVRAHRPVHGG
- the mrdA gene encoding penicillin-binding protein 2; translated protein: MASRRQNKNPHAEAEQFRRRAAIGFLGVLLTLGFLAGWYFKLQVLDHDIYATRSEANRIKARPVVPGRGLIYDRNGRLLAENVPAFRLDVTADKVQDMDATLAGLQKIFALSEEDIERFKQSRKARRGFMPVTLKLRVSDDEMARFAVDRWRYPGVELEPYLTRRYPYGDLFGHIIGYVGRVDDKDLEELGEGNAALTHIGKSGLERFYETQLRGKIGYEQVETNVQGRAIRTVGRVPAQSGTDLRLSIDADLQRAMVAAFGEQEGSAVAIDPRTGEILAMVSLPSFDPNLFVNGISHADFKALNENPSRPQFNRLVLGGVAPGSTVKPFLGLAGLDSGLRRPEDKILSRGMFYLPGVSRGWGDANRGGHGWTDLRKSISQSVNTYYYQLGIDMGIERYDDYMGNRYGFGQPTGIDLAGEIGGILPSPAAKLKANKERWYPGDTVNASIGQGLWKVTPLQLVRGVGGLATGQLRTPHLVMEQRAGFDHDWAPTPQPASRPISPNPANVQAVREGMMGTMQPGGSGWRVAAGAQYHMAGKTGTAQVISRKGTAALNPRSLPMHLRHRALFVGFAPAEEPVIAIAIAVEGGGYGGSAAAPIARKVFDAWLLGVMPEGLQPLDAERGTVAVGVTTFDTEDASWRARGEQVAPQFADLPIMVGAPAPLPGVPPQPAPEALPGVAPASARPAAPAATPTEARR
- the mreD gene encoding rod shape-determining protein MreD, with translation MSRLRTKGWVMPVSFVLALLLTLIPLPELLQPARPYWLALVLAYWVIETPDKVGLGFAFCIGLLADVMFGGILGEQALRLVMMAFILQRFRARIRFFPLSQQALAMGGLLFNDRVIDAAIHLLVGEPLLPWSYWVAPLLGMALWLPLYVLLDAVRLGKRGR
- the mreC gene encoding rod shape-determining protein MreC; protein product: MPPYAGPPVASRQGDAASTLRLLAYLALAITLIVLDDQGGWMSRLRAQANVLVQPIWALAGVPGRVGASVKDNAASHTQLVSENRELRNQLLVANARLTRLQTAALDNAQLRELLNVAERNGLDVQLAPILDIDLDPVKQRLVLDSGSSAGVHVGQAVIDAGGLMGQVIAVTPAHSTVLLLTDPDHAVPVAVARNGVRLIVYGRGDRLELRDIPLSAGVEVGDEIVTSGLGGRFPAGFPVGKILKLRPDDTHAFLVGELEPAAKLDRGRNVLLLRSVPPLPQLPDSTAVDPALDATAGGPPAAPANRMGAAVVPATDAAASQTAPAATQPAASVPAAAEGQVPAVAAPTAPTSESTSPAAPVTTDNPTPPQVRP
- a CDS encoding rod shape-determining protein; the protein is MFKKLRGMFSNDLSIDLGTANTLIYVRGQGIVLNEPSVVAVRQDRAIGGTRSVAAVGAEAKQMLGRTPGHITTIRPMKDGVIADFTYTEAMLKHFIKKVHKSRVLRPSPRVLVCVPAGSTQVERRAIKESAEEAGARDVFLIEEPMAAAIGAGMPVTEARGSMVIDIGGGTTEVAVISLNGIVYSASVRIGGDRFDESITNYVRRNHGMLIGEATAERIKVELGCAYPQAEVIEMEISGRNLAEGVPKMIKISSNEVLEALHEPLSGIVSAVKLALEQTPPELCADVAERGIVLTGGGALLRDLDRLISEETGLHVQVADDPLTCVARGGGRALELVDMHGNEFFAPE
- a CDS encoding carbohydrate kinase family protein, with the protein product MSALICGSLAFDTIMVFPDQFKNHILPDKVHILNVSFLVPRMRRELGGCAGNIAYNLKLLGGSPIPMGTVGQDFGPYREHFERMGIDLSQVRVLEDMFTPQCFITTDHDNNQITAFHPGAMMRSHENHVRDVPGVTFGIVAPDGREGMIQNAAEFVECGIPFIFDPGQALPLFNGPELREFIEQADYVVVNDYESNLLQERTGWNEKDIVARTKAYITTQGPRGAIIHTPEKSFDIPPAHERRVVDPTGCGDAFRAGLIYGIEKGMDWLTVGRMSNLMGALKVEHPGTQNQRFDFAEFNDQFKQQFGYGL